The window CAGTGCCGCGATCGCCGCCGCGGCGGCGAGAACCGTGATCGCGATGGCGACGGTGTGCAGGGCGGGCACCTGCCCGACGCGGGCGCTGCGCTGGGTGAACAGGGTCGCGACGATCCCGATCCCGAACGAGCCGAGAACCCGCTGGACGACGTTGAAGGCGGTGTTCGCGTCCGCCTGCTGCTCGGGTCGCAGTGGCTCGGTCGCCACCAGGACCAGCGGCGTGATGACCAGCCCCACGGCCGCGGCGCGCAGCGTGAGGATCAGCCCGGTGAGCCACAGCGGGGTTCCCGCGCCGATCGCGAACAGGCCCGCGCTGGAGGCGACCAGCAGAAGGAACCCGCCGAGGACCGTGGGACGTACCCCGATCCGCGCGGCGGCGCCCGCGCCCGCCAGGGTGCCGACGCCGGTCACGATCCCCTGCGGCAGCAGCGCCACGCCGGTGATGAACGCCGAATGGCCCTGGCCCGACTCCAGGAAGATCGGGACCACGAACACGATCGACCAGGCCGCGACCGACGCCGCCCCACACAGGGTGAAGGCCAGCGCCACGGACCCCTGGCGCAGGATCGACAGGTCGAGCGCCGGGTGCGGGATCCGGCCGGACCGGACCGCGTAGACGGCTAGTACGGCGACGCCGCCGACGATCGGCCCCCACGTCGCGGGCGGCGTCAGGGCGCCGCGGGTGATGCGGTCGACGCCGTAGAACACGGCCACCAGCCCGACCGCGAGCAGGCCGAGACCGGCGAGGTCAGGCCGGGCCGCCGGCTGGGCCGGTGGCCCGAGGTTCGCGGGCAGCCGCCGGGCCGCGGCGACGGCCAGCAGCCCGATCGGCACGTTGATCAGGAAGATGGCCCGCCAGCCCTCGCCGCCGCCGATCGCGCCGAGCAGCATGCCGCCGATGCTCGGGCCGAGCGCCGGGCCGAGGAAGAGCAGGACGCCCGCGGCCGGGGACATCCGCCTCGACCCGCCGGACCCGCCGAGCAGCATCGACATCGCCAGCGGCACGAGCGGCGCGCCCGCGAGGCCCTGCAGCACCCGGGCGGCGATGAGCACCCCCACGCCCGGTGCCGCCCCGCACAGCGCAGACGCGGCGGTGAAGGCGGCGAGGAAGGCGGTGTAGGTGGGAATGGTGCCGAACCGCCGCGACAGATAAGAGGTGAGCACGAGCCCTGTGCCGAGGGCCAGCAGGTAACCGCTGACGATCCACTGCACCGTCGGCAGCGACGTGCCCGTCTGCCGGGAGATCGGCTCGACCGCGACGTTGACGATGCTGGAGTCGAGCATCGTCAACAGCGGGCCGGCGAGCAGCGCGTACTGCGCGCCCGGACGGAACCTGACCACCGGCGATGTAGCCGTATCGGCGGTCGTGTCCGGCATGGCCTCGGTCACCACGTCCATGCCTCCTCGCTGACCTGCGGCATCGTGTGTCGGCCTTACTGCCCGGCTAGGTGCTCATCGTGGCATGCGTCGTTTGCGCGCCTCGGGTCGGGACGCGCGCGGACGGGCGTTTGGTCCGGGAGGAACACACCCGGGCCACCTCGCACGCGTCAGCGCGACGCGGAATCCGCGACCAGCGCCGCCGCGGCCTGGTCGGCCGCCGGGACGATCCCGGCCGCGCGTTCCAGGCCCTCGATCTCGGCCAGCCAAAGCCTGGCCAGTTCCGCGGCGCGCGGCGCGGGCACGGTGAAGCCGGCCGTGGCCGTCCGCCCGAGGCC of the Pseudofrankia saprophytica genome contains:
- a CDS encoding MFS transporter, with protein sequence MDVVTEAMPDTTADTATSPVVRFRPGAQYALLAGPLLTMLDSSIVNVAVEPISRQTGTSLPTVQWIVSGYLLALGTGLVLTSYLSRRFGTIPTYTAFLAAFTAASALCGAAPGVGVLIAARVLQGLAGAPLVPLAMSMLLGGSGGSRRMSPAAGVLLFLGPALGPSIGGMLLGAIGGGEGWRAIFLINVPIGLLAVAAARRLPANLGPPAQPAARPDLAGLGLLAVGLVAVFYGVDRITRGALTPPATWGPIVGGVAVLAVYAVRSGRIPHPALDLSILRQGSVALAFTLCGAASVAAWSIVFVVPIFLESGQGHSAFITGVALLPQGIVTGVGTLAGAGAAARIGVRPTVLGGFLLLVASSAGLFAIGAGTPLWLTGLILTLRAAAVGLVITPLVLVATEPLRPEQQADANTAFNVVQRVLGSFGIGIVATLFTQRSARVGQVPALHTVAIAITVLAAAAAIAALFLPDVQTEDLLATGRQDNGT